Proteins from a single region of Humidesulfovibrio mexicanus:
- a CDS encoding tetratricopeptide repeat protein, with protein sequence MRPTVPALLLVLALCGCAPQVTMNVLEPAKAHEVTQLRRIAVARFHNDEGNVTTAAVEQALGAFSLGPSPYFTLMDAGALRNAQDTNGVAMTFDTQEYRKRTKGPKASGLVLGTVSFSDWRDERILKKRSICVRRGKNDSCTKYEVHEIPCTRRTGSFAFTPKVVNIASGRIVFAQEFAESQKAEFCRGTSDAQPSGDGLVDTARKRAIAAFLQTVAPHVEHVRVSLITEDDSAMDEATKQAIAKGVDFAQAGNMDQACAIWSKTEAAHPQGHALPYLRGVCAEHAGDFQQARLAYKLAEQRCPEPSQDIADGLARVEKALANSQLLEDQLN encoded by the coding sequence ATGAGACCTACCGTTCCCGCCCTGCTGCTTGTCCTCGCCCTGTGCGGCTGCGCCCCGCAGGTGACCATGAACGTGCTGGAGCCCGCGAAGGCGCACGAAGTGACGCAACTGCGCCGCATCGCCGTGGCCCGCTTCCACAACGACGAGGGCAACGTGACCACCGCCGCCGTGGAGCAGGCGCTTGGGGCCTTTTCCCTTGGGCCGAGCCCCTACTTCACCCTTATGGACGCGGGCGCCCTGCGCAACGCCCAGGACACCAACGGCGTGGCCATGACCTTTGACACCCAGGAATACCGCAAGCGCACCAAGGGGCCCAAGGCCAGCGGCCTGGTGCTCGGCACGGTGAGCTTCTCCGACTGGCGCGACGAGCGCATCCTCAAAAAGCGCAGCATCTGCGTCCGGCGCGGCAAGAACGACTCCTGCACCAAGTACGAGGTGCACGAAATTCCCTGCACCAGGCGCACCGGAAGCTTCGCCTTCACCCCCAAGGTGGTGAACATCGCCTCCGGAAGGATCGTCTTCGCGCAGGAGTTCGCCGAGAGCCAGAAGGCGGAGTTCTGCCGCGGCACCAGCGATGCGCAGCCCTCCGGCGACGGGCTGGTGGACACCGCGCGCAAGCGGGCCATCGCCGCCTTTTTGCAGACCGTGGCCCCGCATGTGGAGCATGTCCGGGTGTCGCTCATCACCGAGGACGATTCCGCCATGGATGAGGCCACCAAGCAGGCCATCGCCAAAGGCGTCGATTTCGCCCAGGCCGGGAACATGGACCAGGCCTGCGCCATATGGAGCAAAACCGAGGCCGCGCACCCGCAAGGCCATGCCCTGCCCTATCTGCGCGGGGTCTGCGCGGAGCACGCCGGAGACTTCCAGCAAGCGCGGCTGGCCTACAAGCTGGCGGAGCAGCGCTGCCCAGAGCCCAGCCAGGACATCGCGGACGGGCTTGCGCGCGTGGAAAAGGCGCTGGCCAACAGCCAGCTTCTAGAAGATCAGCTCAACTAG